From one Acidobacteriota bacterium genomic stretch:
- a CDS encoding trimeric intracellular cation channel family protein: MQVKGALIVSQTLLKALDFAGVFVFAVSGALAGGRKRLDLFGVFVVAVVTAIGGGTLRDLLLGRLPVFWVREPEYLAVVAVATVATILFTRLRMPKENRLLAADALGLALFSVTGAQIAETVTDARLVVVLMGAVTAAAGGMLRDVLCGDVPMILHGRELYATAALSGAAAYVGLSAAGAGRPLAAGVGILTTLVLRALSLRRGVGLPAYHLPND; encoded by the coding sequence CTGCAAGTAAAAGGGGCCCTCATCGTTTCGCAGACTCTTCTCAAGGCTCTCGACTTCGCGGGCGTTTTCGTCTTCGCGGTGAGCGGCGCGCTCGCCGGGGGGCGCAAGCGCCTCGATCTCTTCGGCGTGTTCGTCGTCGCCGTCGTGACCGCGATCGGCGGCGGCACGCTCCGGGACCTCCTCCTCGGCCGGCTCCCGGTGTTCTGGGTGCGCGAGCCGGAGTACCTCGCGGTCGTCGCCGTTGCCACCGTGGCGACGATTCTCTTCACGCGTCTCAGGATGCCGAAGGAGAACCGTCTCCTCGCCGCCGACGCGCTCGGCCTCGCGCTCTTCTCGGTGACGGGTGCGCAGATCGCCGAGACGGTGACGGACGCGAGGCTCGTCGTCGTCCTCATGGGAGCCGTAACCGCCGCGGCCGGCGGAATGCTGCGCGACGTTCTCTGCGGCGACGTCCCGATGATCCTGCACGGCCGCGAGCTCTACGCGACGGCCGCCCTCTCGGGCGCGGCGGCGTACGTCGGCCTCTCCGCGGCGGGCGCCGGCCGGCCGCTGGCCGCGGGTGTGGGAATTCTGACGACCCTCGTGCTTCGGGCGCTGTCGCTGCGTCGCGGCGTCGGCCTGCCCGCGTACCACCTGCCGAATGATTGA
- the ydiK gene encoding AI-2E family transporter YdiK: MNDRRPDLPQLVFAILIICGLIALSLWIIAPFAAALVWATTIVVATWPVLLRLQKLFGGRRGPATAVLTIVLLLVVVVPFLAGLGTLLESRDAIALKVDQLKTAEVPPPPSWVAKIPMVGPRASAAWQDNAGAAVRDFAEKAAPYARQALNWFVGALGSIGALFGHLLVTVIVCAVLYNMGDAAAERVRRFARRLAGDRGDKAVVLAGQSIRGIALGVVLTAVGQSVLAGIGLAIAGVPFAGVLTVVALVLCIAQVGPILVLLPAIVWLYGSGQAGWGTFLLVWTIPLITLDNVIRPILIKKGADLPLLLIFAGVIGGLVSFGLIGIFVGPVVLAVSHTLLEAWIDSGDAPAAG; the protein is encoded by the coding sequence ATGAACGACCGTCGCCCCGACCTTCCGCAGCTCGTCTTCGCGATCCTGATCATCTGCGGGCTGATCGCGCTCTCGCTCTGGATCATCGCGCCGTTCGCGGCGGCGCTCGTCTGGGCGACGACGATCGTCGTCGCGACGTGGCCGGTGCTCCTGAGGCTCCAGAAGCTCTTCGGAGGCCGCCGGGGTCCCGCGACGGCCGTCCTGACGATCGTCCTCCTCCTCGTCGTCGTCGTGCCGTTCCTCGCGGGGCTCGGGACGCTGCTCGAGAGCCGGGACGCGATCGCCTTGAAGGTCGACCAGCTGAAGACCGCTGAAGTTCCGCCCCCTCCCTCCTGGGTCGCGAAGATTCCCATGGTCGGTCCGCGCGCCTCCGCCGCGTGGCAGGACAACGCGGGAGCAGCCGTGCGGGATTTCGCGGAGAAGGCTGCGCCCTACGCGCGTCAGGCCCTGAACTGGTTCGTCGGCGCTCTCGGAAGCATCGGAGCGCTGTTCGGCCATCTCCTCGTCACCGTGATCGTCTGCGCCGTCCTCTACAACATGGGCGACGCAGCGGCCGAACGCGTGCGCCGATTCGCGCGGCGGCTCGCGGGGGACCGCGGGGACAAGGCGGTCGTCCTCGCGGGACAGTCGATCCGCGGCATCGCACTCGGCGTCGTCCTGACCGCGGTCGGCCAGTCGGTGCTCGCGGGCATCGGCCTCGCGATCGCGGGCGTCCCGTTCGCCGGCGTGCTGACGGTCGTCGCGCTCGTCCTGTGCATCGCGCAGGTGGGGCCGATTCTCGTCCTCCTGCCGGCGATCGTCTGGCTCTACGGAAGCGGCCAGGCGGGATGGGGGACGTTCCTTCTCGTCTGGACGATCCCGCTCATCACGCTCGACAACGTCATCCGGCCGATTCTCATCAAGAAGGGCGCCGATCTCCCGCTCCTCCTGATCTTCGCGGGCGTCATCGGCGGCCTCGTGTCGTTCGGCCTCATCGGGATCTTCGTGGGCCCGGTCGTCCTCGCCGTGAGCCACACGCTTCTCGAGGCGTGGATCGACTCCGGAGACGCGCCGGCGGCCGGCTGA
- a CDS encoding porin, whose translation MERETPQPPASAELEARLKQLETEVKKLPEAEDVVSVGEFPGSFRIPGTDAALKLGGQVRVTAVESLDAIGTDDRFVTSSIPVEGSEAAGKGARTTLAANASRFNFDFRTPTGVGAMRAFIEVGFDINSNAVLRHAFGQWDHWILGQTWSTFSDPEAEPFGIDNEGLNAISLFRQPQIRYTTNFSDAYTFAASIENPAPDVTNASGVNLIPDFVFRARWDPGKGKGSLPVLGQLGHVQLALLLRQIRAESDLDPNQTASRGGLGLGLSGVLRTGWWAETDDVKFSLYGGNGIGRYITDLRAAGGQDAYFDTATGDMTLLGVTAAYLGYEHAWSKTLRSTMTMGWVWVNVLDNQPNDALKYTRRFSLNLAWSPITRLDLVAELLTGMRVNKDLQSGTATQIQLGSRFRF comes from the coding sequence ATGGAGCGGGAGACGCCCCAACCGCCGGCGTCCGCCGAGCTCGAGGCGCGGCTCAAGCAGCTCGAGACGGAGGTCAAGAAGCTCCCGGAAGCCGAGGACGTGGTCTCGGTCGGCGAGTTCCCCGGCTCGTTCCGCATTCCGGGCACGGACGCGGCCCTCAAGCTCGGCGGGCAGGTGCGCGTGACGGCGGTCGAAAGTCTCGACGCGATCGGGACCGACGACCGCTTCGTGACGTCGTCGATCCCCGTGGAGGGAAGCGAAGCGGCCGGCAAGGGCGCGCGCACGACCCTTGCGGCTAACGCCAGCAGGTTCAACTTCGACTTCCGGACGCCCACGGGCGTGGGCGCAATGCGCGCCTTCATCGAGGTCGGGTTCGACATCAACTCGAACGCGGTCCTCCGCCACGCGTTCGGCCAGTGGGACCACTGGATCCTCGGCCAGACCTGGTCCACGTTCTCCGATCCCGAGGCCGAGCCGTTCGGGATCGACAACGAGGGCCTGAACGCGATCTCGCTCTTCCGCCAGCCGCAGATCCGGTACACGACGAACTTCAGCGACGCCTACACGTTCGCGGCCTCGATCGAGAACCCGGCGCCGGACGTCACGAACGCCTCCGGCGTGAACCTGATCCCCGATTTCGTTTTCCGCGCGCGTTGGGACCCCGGCAAGGGTAAGGGGTCGCTGCCCGTCCTCGGCCAGCTCGGGCACGTGCAGCTGGCGCTCCTGCTCCGGCAGATCCGCGCCGAGTCGGACCTGGACCCGAATCAGACCGCATCCAGGGGCGGCCTGGGCCTCGGACTCAGCGGTGTCCTTCGGACGGGCTGGTGGGCCGAGACGGACGACGTGAAGTTCTCCCTCTACGGTGGGAACGGGATCGGCCGTTACATCACGGACCTTCGCGCCGCGGGCGGCCAGGACGCGTACTTCGACACGGCGACGGGCGACATGACCCTCCTCGGGGTCACGGCCGCCTATCTCGGCTACGAGCACGCCTGGTCGAAGACTCTCCGCTCCACGATGACCATGGGCTGGGTGTGGGTAAACGTCCTCGACAATCAGCCCAACGACGCGCTCAAGTACACGCGGCGCTTCTCTCTCAACCTCGCGTGGTCGCCGATCACGCGGCTCGATCTCGTCGCGGAGCTCCTTACGGGCATGCGCGTGAACAAGGACCTCCAGAGCGGAACCGCGACGCAGATCCAGCTCGGCTCGCGGTTCCGGTTCTGA
- a CDS encoding sigma 54-interacting transcriptional regulator, whose protein sequence is MTSGGLVDTSDFEAKLAEVSARLLAAPVETFEAELDGAIERLALFCGADRGAVILFGADGAPNIAALWPLSAFPGVKRGPTSLLPNWIERARQGQGWAMKMPGELPEAWTEEREFVASYGITSNLMFPLRVGERPIGLLSFSASVAEREWTPELVGRFRLFGEILASAIVRAHTELELRASLSEISRLRERADAENVVLREEVRDAQGFDEIVGRSPALMEVLYMIEQVAPTGSAVLLTGETGTGKELLARAIHRKSARGERPFVAVNCAALPGTLIESELFGYERGAFTGALQRRLGRFEVASGGTIFLDEISDVPADIQGRLLRVLQEGTFERLGSSHTIKTDARVVAATNRDLETAVAEGRWRADLYYRLNVFPIEVPPLRERREDVPLLVWYFVTRKRTTLGRAVTRIPDKTMTALQRYDWPGNIRELENVIERALILSPGEALILDERTFAVPARARGESGVWSLEDVERAHILRVLGDCAWRIAGRGNAAERLGMNRSTLRSRMEKLGIERPQA, encoded by the coding sequence ATGACCTCCGGCGGTCTCGTCGACACGAGCGACTTCGAGGCGAAGCTCGCGGAGGTTTCCGCGAGGCTCCTCGCGGCACCGGTCGAGACGTTCGAGGCGGAGCTGGACGGGGCGATCGAACGCCTCGCCCTCTTCTGCGGCGCTGACCGGGGGGCCGTCATTCTCTTCGGCGCCGACGGGGCTCCGAACATCGCGGCCTTGTGGCCGCTCTCCGCGTTCCCCGGGGTCAAGAGAGGGCCGACGTCCTTGCTGCCGAACTGGATCGAACGCGCGCGGCAGGGCCAGGGCTGGGCGATGAAGATGCCGGGCGAGCTGCCGGAGGCCTGGACGGAAGAGCGCGAGTTCGTGGCGAGTTACGGCATCACGTCGAACCTCATGTTTCCCCTGCGTGTCGGGGAAAGGCCGATCGGGCTCCTCTCGTTCTCGGCCAGCGTCGCGGAGCGCGAATGGACGCCGGAGCTCGTCGGGCGCTTCCGGCTCTTCGGCGAGATCCTTGCGAGCGCGATCGTCCGCGCCCACACGGAGCTCGAGTTGCGCGCGAGCCTCTCCGAGATCTCGCGCCTCAGGGAGCGCGCCGATGCCGAAAACGTCGTTCTCCGGGAAGAGGTCCGCGACGCGCAGGGCTTCGACGAAATCGTCGGCCGCAGCCCCGCCCTGATGGAAGTCCTCTACATGATCGAGCAGGTCGCGCCGACGGGGAGCGCCGTCCTCCTGACCGGCGAGACGGGCACGGGGAAAGAGCTCCTCGCGCGCGCGATCCACCGGAAGAGCGCCCGCGGGGAGCGGCCGTTCGTCGCCGTGAACTGCGCGGCGCTGCCCGGCACGCTCATCGAGAGCGAGCTCTTCGGCTACGAGCGCGGCGCGTTCACCGGCGCGCTCCAGCGCCGCCTCGGGCGCTTCGAGGTCGCGAGCGGCGGCACGATCTTCCTCGACGAGATCAGCGACGTCCCGGCCGACATCCAGGGACGGCTCCTGCGCGTCCTGCAGGAAGGGACGTTCGAGCGCCTTGGGTCTTCTCACACGATCAAGACCGACGCCCGGGTCGTGGCGGCCACGAACCGCGATCTCGAGACCGCCGTCGCCGAGGGGCGCTGGCGCGCCGACCTCTACTACCGCCTCAATGTCTTCCCGATCGAGGTCCCGCCGCTCCGCGAGCGCCGCGAGGACGTCCCCCTCCTCGTGTGGTACTTCGTGACCCGCAAGCGGACGACGCTCGGGCGCGCCGTGACGCGGATCCCGGACAAGACGATGACCGCGCTCCAGCGCTACGACTGGCCCGGCAACATCCGCGAGCTCGAGAACGTCATCGAGCGCGCTCTCATCCTCAGCCCCGGGGAGGCGCTCATCCTCGACGAGCGCACGTTCGCCGTCCCGGCACGGGCGCGCGGCGAATCCGGCGTCTGGAGCCTCGAGGACGTCGAGCGCGCGCACATCCTGAGAGTCCTCGGCGACTGCGCCTGGCGGATTGCGGGCCGCGGCAACGCCGCCGAGCGCCTCGGAATGAACCGCAGTACGCTGCGCTCGCGCATGGAGAAGCTCGGAATCGAGCGGCCGCAGGCGTGA
- a CDS encoding BamA/TamA family outer membrane protein, with protein MRRGAVVALVVAAALQFVAPGTLAQTPPEGEQAPPAKRSLFKDSEDGAFDVGRWAATRTGILPIPVPITEPAVGYGLALGLVKIHGGGLAGTKDAPLGVTGKPVPADVSALAGAATENGTWAVAVAHLGYWGGDRWRYTGVLGRMSPQLDTYDAEGRAYGFNLDGWVVYQELKRRVGRSNLFLGARFVWMDTTTRFDAEIAPPDVPRPEFTSRDSGLGAVAEFDSRDNTFTPNRGVQVKASGTFYGPYLGGDNDYQRYTLDGFFFWDVDPRLVLSTRLRTQNVAGNAPFYARPFIRLRGIPAMRYQGETAVSLDGEARWALTKRWWLVAFAGAGWTDAGTARALTDESVHAGGFGFRYLVARKLGILAGLDVAKGPEQWALYVVFGSSW; from the coding sequence ATGCGCCGCGGGGCTGTCGTCGCGCTCGTCGTGGCGGCGGCCCTGCAATTCGTCGCGCCGGGGACGCTCGCGCAGACGCCTCCCGAGGGCGAGCAGGCGCCGCCCGCGAAGCGCTCGCTCTTCAAGGACTCCGAGGACGGCGCATTCGACGTCGGCCGCTGGGCCGCGACGCGGACGGGCATCCTCCCGATCCCCGTCCCGATCACCGAGCCCGCGGTGGGCTACGGGTTGGCGCTCGGGCTCGTGAAGATCCACGGCGGGGGACTCGCCGGGACGAAGGACGCCCCGCTCGGCGTCACGGGCAAGCCCGTTCCGGCGGACGTCTCGGCGCTCGCCGGCGCCGCGACGGAGAACGGAACGTGGGCCGTGGCCGTCGCGCACCTCGGTTACTGGGGCGGCGACCGGTGGCGGTACACGGGCGTCCTGGGCCGCATGTCGCCGCAGCTCGACACGTACGACGCCGAGGGGCGCGCCTACGGCTTCAACCTCGACGGCTGGGTCGTCTACCAGGAGCTGAAGCGGCGCGTGGGGCGGTCGAACCTCTTCCTCGGCGCGCGGTTCGTCTGGATGGACACGACGACGCGCTTCGACGCGGAGATCGCCCCGCCCGACGTCCCGAGGCCCGAGTTCACGAGCCGCGACTCGGGCCTCGGCGCCGTTGCCGAGTTCGACTCGCGGGACAACACGTTCACGCCGAACCGGGGCGTGCAGGTCAAGGCGTCCGGCACGTTCTACGGGCCGTACCTCGGCGGCGACAACGACTACCAGCGCTACACGTTGGACGGGTTCTTCTTCTGGGACGTCGACCCGCGGCTCGTCCTCTCGACGCGCCTGAGAACGCAGAACGTCGCGGGTAACGCGCCCTTCTATGCGCGCCCGTTCATCCGGCTGCGCGGCATCCCGGCGATGCGCTACCAGGGCGAGACGGCCGTGTCGCTCGATGGCGAGGCGCGTTGGGCCCTGACGAAGAGGTGGTGGCTCGTTGCGTTCGCGGGCGCCGGCTGGACGGACGCCGGCACGGCGCGCGCCCTCACGGACGAATCGGTCCACGCCGGCGGCTTCGGCTTCCGCTACCTCGTCGCCCGCAAGCTCGGGATTCTGGCGGGGCTCGACGTCGCGAAGGGTCCGGAGCAGTGGGCTCTCTACGTCGTCTTCGGAAGCTCGTGGTGA
- a CDS encoding helix-turn-helix domain-containing protein produces the protein MAVTTEFLDYEITDAESYAAVLRGSDVELSQLAPGPLRGHHLRAGLPGGGVSWVETNLPLRGSGRFPQGMWTLSVVTGAGTRSFQHGTQVRTGTIFAHAPGAEHDGLYGRNFSVVCVALRQGLFETIVKRQFPEASGLLKREWSVCEPRGAPRRDLVVRFRQAAKILRSDEQVRRSTAAITAIQDELVDGFLGAFAQASPAPPVRPLAQATDLVRRSEKLVGKAGDHSLQVGDLCAACGVPRRTLSLAFHEILGMGPATYLRRLRLNQARRVLRSPRAGGATTRIARVALDHGFWHLGRFSSQYRGLFGESPRETARS, from the coding sequence ATGGCCGTCACCACCGAGTTTCTCGACTACGAGATCACGGACGCCGAGTCCTACGCCGCGGTGCTGCGCGGATCCGACGTCGAGTTGTCGCAGCTGGCGCCCGGGCCGCTGCGGGGTCATCACCTGCGTGCCGGGCTGCCCGGCGGAGGCGTTTCCTGGGTGGAGACCAACCTGCCCCTGCGGGGCAGTGGACGGTTTCCGCAGGGGATGTGGACCCTGAGCGTCGTCACGGGCGCGGGCACCCGCTCGTTTCAGCACGGCACCCAGGTCCGGACCGGGACGATCTTCGCCCACGCGCCGGGCGCCGAGCACGACGGACTCTACGGCCGGAACTTCTCCGTGGTGTGCGTGGCGCTGCGCCAGGGCCTCTTCGAGACAATCGTGAAGCGGCAGTTCCCGGAAGCCTCCGGCCTCCTGAAGCGGGAATGGAGCGTCTGCGAACCGCGCGGCGCCCCGCGACGCGACCTCGTCGTCCGCTTCCGGCAGGCCGCGAAAATCCTGCGATCCGACGAGCAGGTCCGGAGGTCGACGGCGGCGATCACCGCGATCCAGGACGAACTGGTCGACGGCTTCCTCGGTGCGTTTGCGCAGGCGTCGCCGGCGCCGCCGGTTCGACCGCTCGCCCAAGCTACCGACCTCGTTCGCCGATCGGAAAAGCTCGTCGGGAAGGCGGGCGATCACTCGCTGCAGGTGGGCGACCTGTGTGCCGCATGCGGCGTCCCGAGGCGGACGTTGAGCCTCGCCTTTCACGAGATCCTCGGCATGGGGCCCGCGACCTATCTCCGGCGCCTGCGTCTCAACCAGGCGCGCCGGGTCCTGAGGAGCCCGCGCGCCGGCGGCGCAACGACGCGCATCGCACGTGTCGCTCTCGACCACGGGTTCTGGCACCTGGGCCGCTTCAGCTCCCAGTATCGTGGTCTGTTCGGGGAAAGTCCGCGCGAAACCGCGAGGTCTTAA
- a CDS encoding type II toxin-antitoxin system PemK/MazF family toxin — translation MKRGDLYRVRHPAGDPKRSRVFAVVSRQALIESRFSSVVCAPVYSRRDGLTTQVDVGIDEGLKHESSIHCDALVSLAKTSLTDYVSSLGPTRLRALDEALRIALALD, via the coding sequence GTGAAGAGAGGCGACCTCTATCGAGTGCGCCACCCGGCCGGCGACCCGAAGCGCTCTCGCGTTTTCGCTGTCGTCAGCCGGCAGGCCTTGATCGAGTCCCGCTTCTCCTCCGTCGTCTGCGCCCCCGTCTACAGCCGCCGCGACGGCCTCACGACCCAGGTGGACGTCGGGATCGACGAGGGGCTCAAGCACGAATCCAGCATCCACTGCGACGCGCTGGTCAGCCTGGCCAAGACATCCCTGACCGACTACGTGTCGAGTCTCGGGCCGACCCGGCTTCGAGCGCTCGACGAGGCTCTCCGGATCGCGCTGGCGCTCGATTGA